A region of Salinibacter sp. 10B DNA encodes the following proteins:
- the pyrE gene encoding orotate phosphoribosyltransferase, with amino-acid sequence MFFLLAADAMTDASHSQQDAPVADPTESDHARSIARSLLDVEAVKLRPTDPFTWSSGLVAPIYCDNRLTLSYPRIRRSIRDGFAAHLRERSVLPATIAGTATAGIPHAAWLADAVDAPMAYVRDSAKGHGTGARIEGVVEAGDTVVLVEDLISTGGSALDAVEALRNVGAIVPTVLAIFSYQLDTAEAAFREAGVERFVLSDFPTLIEVAHEEERLSDAELRALKAWRADPIAWSVEHGGAQPN; translated from the coding sequence TTGTTTTTCTTGCTTGCAGCCGACGCGATGACGGACGCCTCTCATTCGCAACAGGACGCTCCTGTTGCCGACCCGACCGAATCCGACCATGCCCGTTCCATTGCCCGGTCGCTTCTCGACGTTGAGGCCGTGAAGCTACGACCCACCGATCCGTTTACCTGGTCTTCAGGGCTCGTTGCTCCGATCTACTGCGACAACCGTCTGACCCTGTCGTATCCCCGTATCCGGCGATCCATTCGGGACGGCTTTGCGGCTCACCTGCGGGAGCGGTCGGTGCTGCCGGCTACCATCGCCGGCACGGCTACCGCGGGCATTCCTCACGCCGCCTGGTTGGCCGATGCCGTGGACGCGCCGATGGCGTACGTGCGGGATTCGGCAAAGGGGCATGGCACCGGGGCCCGGATCGAGGGCGTCGTGGAAGCGGGGGACACGGTCGTACTCGTGGAAGACCTGATCTCGACCGGTGGCTCAGCGCTCGACGCAGTGGAAGCCCTGCGCAATGTGGGTGCGATCGTGCCGACGGTCCTCGCCATCTTTAGCTATCAGCTCGACACGGCGGAGGCGGCCTTCCGAGAGGCCGGAGTAGAGCGCTTCGTGCTCTCGGATTTCCCGACGCTGATTGAGGTGGCCCACGAGGAGGAGCGGCTGTCCGACGCTGAGCTTCGGGCCCTCAAGGCATGGCGGGCCGATCCGATCGCTTGGTCGGTTGAGCACGGGGGCGCGCAGCCGAACTGA
- a CDS encoding CDP-alcohol phosphatidyltransferase family protein yields MYTSAGFRYIPNVLTVARILVTPLLLLLLTVPSQAGQASALALFVLASLSDYYDGVLARRFQVRSRLGQYLDPLADKILVLGTFAMLALQEPTIVPWWAVVLIAVRDGAVTALRSWVEAGGTTLQTHRAAKAKTMLQLAFLFGVLVLRTATHLAPPVRDWALWVLQDSALPGVALAIVVGVTLATGMLYFVAPTEEHVETE; encoded by the coding sequence ATGTATACCTCAGCCGGCTTCCGCTACATACCGAACGTTCTCACTGTTGCTCGCATCCTGGTCACTCCGCTTCTTCTCTTGCTCCTGACGGTGCCGAGCCAGGCGGGGCAGGCCAGTGCCCTGGCGCTGTTTGTCTTGGCGTCCCTGTCGGACTACTATGACGGCGTACTGGCCCGACGCTTTCAGGTGCGTTCGCGCCTGGGGCAGTATCTCGATCCGCTTGCCGATAAGATTCTTGTCCTTGGCACCTTTGCGATGCTGGCCCTGCAAGAGCCGACGATCGTTCCCTGGTGGGCCGTGGTGCTCATTGCGGTTCGAGATGGGGCGGTGACGGCCCTTCGGTCCTGGGTGGAAGCTGGAGGCACGACGCTTCAGACCCACCGGGCGGCGAAGGCCAAGACGATGCTCCAACTGGCGTTTTTGTTTGGCGTGCTCGTGCTCCGCACCGCCACGCACCTTGCCCCTCCCGTCCGAGACTGGGCCCTCTGGGTACTGCAGGACAGTGCCCTGCCGGGCGTCGCCCTCGCAATTGTCGTGGGCGTAACCCTGGCGACCGGAATGCTCTACTTCGTGGCGCCGACTGAGGAGCACGTCGAAACGGAGTAA
- the dnaK gene encoding molecular chaperone DnaK, translating into MGKIIGIDLGTTNSVVAVMEGGDPKVIENAEGARTTPSVVAYKDDGERLVGAPAKRQAITNPENTISSIKRFMGRFYNEVEDEIEEVPYKIVKGDNDTARVQVGDRQYTPQEISAMVLQKLKQTAEDYLGEEVTDAVITVPAYFNDAQRKATKEAGEIAGLNVRRIINEPTAASLAYGLDDESDQVIAVYDLGGGTFDISILELGDGVFEVNATYGDTHLGGDNFDKRLIDHIADEFKKDSGIDLRNDPMALQRLKEAAEKAKIELSSAKTTTINLPFITATDDGPQHLNMDINRATFEQLIDDLVEKTVPQMEKALNDAGHSKNDVDEVILVGGSTRVPLVQETVTEFFGREPNKSVNPDEVVSLGAAVQGGVLSGDVDDVLLLDVTPLDLGIETLGGVSTTLIESNTTIPTKESEIFSTAADNQTSVEVHVLQGNREMAKDNRTLGRFHLDGIPPAPRGTPQIEVTFDIDADGILNVSAVDKATGKEQSIRVEADSGLSEEEIEKMREDAERHAEEDEKRKERAETINEANSMVYTTQQNLEEYGDKIPDDKRGPIEDALERVEEELETADADEPVDTLEEALEDLNEKWSAASQEIYAAQQQEAQQGQPGAAGAGAAGAGAAAGGASAADAAGDEDEDVHDADYEVVDEGEEE; encoded by the coding sequence ATGGGCAAGATTATTGGCATTGACCTCGGCACGACGAACTCCGTCGTGGCCGTCATGGAGGGCGGCGATCCAAAAGTAATTGAGAACGCAGAGGGGGCACGCACAACGCCGTCCGTCGTCGCGTACAAGGATGACGGAGAGCGCCTCGTGGGGGCCCCGGCAAAGCGCCAGGCCATCACGAACCCCGAAAACACGATTTCCTCAATCAAGCGGTTTATGGGCCGCTTCTACAATGAGGTTGAGGACGAGATTGAGGAGGTCCCCTATAAGATCGTGAAAGGGGACAATGACACGGCCCGCGTGCAGGTGGGCGATCGGCAGTACACGCCGCAGGAAATCTCGGCGATGGTCCTGCAGAAGTTGAAGCAGACCGCCGAGGACTACCTGGGCGAGGAGGTCACGGACGCGGTGATTACAGTGCCCGCCTACTTCAACGATGCGCAGCGTAAAGCCACGAAGGAGGCCGGTGAAATTGCGGGCCTGAACGTGCGCCGCATCATCAATGAGCCGACCGCAGCGTCGCTCGCCTACGGCCTCGACGACGAGAGCGACCAGGTGATCGCCGTGTACGACCTCGGAGGGGGCACCTTCGACATCTCCATTCTGGAGCTTGGCGACGGTGTCTTTGAGGTCAACGCCACCTATGGCGACACACACCTGGGCGGCGATAACTTTGATAAGCGCCTCATTGACCACATTGCCGACGAGTTCAAGAAGGACTCCGGCATCGACCTGCGGAACGACCCGATGGCCCTGCAGCGGCTGAAGGAGGCCGCCGAGAAGGCCAAGATCGAATTGTCGAGCGCCAAGACGACGACCATCAACCTGCCGTTCATCACGGCCACGGACGACGGCCCGCAGCACCTGAACATGGACATCAACCGGGCCACGTTCGAGCAGTTGATCGACGATCTCGTCGAGAAGACGGTGCCGCAGATGGAGAAGGCCCTCAACGACGCGGGCCATTCGAAGAACGACGTGGATGAGGTCATCCTGGTCGGCGGGTCGACGCGCGTGCCGCTCGTGCAGGAGACGGTGACCGAATTCTTTGGCCGCGAGCCCAACAAGTCCGTCAACCCGGACGAGGTTGTGTCGCTCGGCGCGGCCGTGCAGGGCGGAGTCCTCAGCGGCGACGTGGACGACGTGCTGCTGCTCGACGTCACCCCGCTGGACCTCGGCATCGAAACGCTCGGCGGCGTGTCCACCACGCTGATTGAGTCCAACACCACAATTCCGACCAAGGAGAGTGAGATCTTCTCAACGGCGGCCGACAACCAGACCTCCGTTGAGGTCCACGTTCTCCAGGGCAATCGGGAAATGGCGAAGGACAACCGCACGCTCGGGCGCTTCCACCTCGACGGCATCCCGCCGGCCCCGCGTGGCACACCGCAGATTGAGGTGACGTTCGATATCGACGCGGACGGCATCCTCAACGTGTCGGCGGTCGACAAGGCCACCGGCAAGGAGCAGTCCATCCGGGTGGAGGCGGACAGCGGCCTCAGCGAAGAAGAGATCGAGAAGATGCGGGAGGACGCCGAGAGGCACGCCGAAGAGGACGAGAAGCGGAAAGAGCGTGCCGAGACCATCAACGAAGCAAACTCGATGGTCTACACTACCCAGCAGAACCTCGAAGAGTACGGCGACAAGATTCCCGACGACAAGCGCGGGCCGATTGAGGACGCGCTCGAACGCGTCGAGGAAGAGCTCGAAACCGCCGACGCCGACGAGCCAGTGGATACGCTCGAAGAGGCGCTGGAGGACCTGAATGAGAAGTGGTCCGCCGCCAGCCAGGAGATCTACGCGGCCCAGCAGCAAGAGGCCCAGCAGGGACAGCCCGGCGCGGCCGGTGCTGGAGCCGCTGGGGCCGGTGCCGCTGCGGGTGGTGCCAGTGCCGCCGACGCTGCGGGCGACGAGGACGAAGATGTCCACGACGCCGACTACGAAGTCGTCGACGAAGGCGAAGAGGAGTAG
- a CDS encoding TatD family hydrolase, which translates to MLIDTHAHLYLDQFDDDREAVLQRAHDAGVETIILPAIDVPSIQQAVDLCEQYEGLYAMTALHPSETEDATGEDFAAVKEWCDHPSIVAVGESGLDYYWDRSFDDRQQDFFRRHIRLAIEADLPLVIHNREATDDILTILEEEHERTDEPEKMRGILHCYVDPPEVAARAWDLGFYVGVGGIMTFSNSEVDDYVREVPLEHIVVETDSPYLAPEPNRGDRNEPAYVRHVADRLARIKEMPIGEVERVTTENARDIYELPEE; encoded by the coding sequence ATGCTTATTGATACACACGCACATCTCTATCTCGACCAGTTCGACGACGACCGCGAGGCGGTCCTCCAGCGCGCGCATGATGCAGGCGTGGAAACGATCATTCTGCCGGCGATTGATGTGCCCTCTATTCAGCAGGCCGTCGATCTCTGTGAACAGTACGAGGGCCTATACGCCATGACGGCGCTGCACCCGTCGGAGACGGAGGACGCGACCGGCGAGGACTTTGCGGCCGTGAAGGAGTGGTGCGACCACCCGTCCATCGTAGCGGTGGGGGAAAGTGGACTCGACTACTACTGGGATCGCTCGTTCGATGATCGGCAGCAGGATTTCTTTCGCCGTCACATTCGGCTCGCCATCGAGGCCGATCTCCCGCTCGTCATCCACAACCGGGAGGCCACCGACGACATTCTCACCATTCTTGAAGAGGAGCACGAGCGCACCGACGAGCCGGAGAAGATGCGGGGGATTTTGCACTGCTACGTGGACCCGCCCGAGGTGGCTGCACGGGCGTGGGACCTTGGGTTCTACGTGGGCGTGGGCGGCATCATGACGTTCTCCAACAGCGAAGTGGACGACTACGTGCGGGAGGTGCCGCTGGAGCACATCGTCGTGGAAACCGACAGCCCCTACCTCGCGCCCGAGCCCAACCGCGGCGATCGGAACGAGCCGGCCTACGTTCGCCACGTGGCCGATCGCCTCGCCCGCATTAAGGAAATGCCAATTGGGGAGGTGGAGCGGGTGACGACGGAGAATGCCCGAGACATCTACGAGTTGCCGGAGGAATGA
- a CDS encoding SpoIID/LytB domain-containing protein: protein MMFSRPSSWFVLGLLLAFGLPSSLTVLADPSPADTSRVRVRLNHRASIETVKLTVDEGPLAVHLPSGGAPVMRLQSGETTTLGLRQSDVYIRRGADGLYATELQLRPAGSDAAWTLSFNNAKRTYTGGLYLAPDAGSGLLVVNDVPIEDYVASVVASEYGLDDTEGKKAMAVVARTYGLFASAKFGGAYDHADGTASQVYNGLDAVTKASRQAAQATAGEVLTHDGTLIQAVYFSSSGGHTANNEDVWNAKEPIPYLRGKKDPYDTVSPHHTWSASVDRSPLLQALTRKRGSLVNGFVIDDRSPDGRVKTIKLLHSDGPNHRMNANTFRLVVNQGVDGAPLKSTWFDARRSGDTYIFDGHGFGHGVGLSQWGAHGMAEQGHSYRDILHFYYTDVEIHQLNRVQKDPVDAPVAKDPRPAPSDSTTTRRIGW from the coding sequence ATGATGTTTTCCCGTCCCTCCTCCTGGTTCGTGCTCGGGCTTCTCCTTGCATTTGGCCTTCCCTCTTCCCTAACCGTCCTCGCTGATCCCTCCCCAGCGGATACGTCTCGCGTGCGGGTGCGCCTCAATCACCGTGCATCAATCGAAACGGTGAAACTAACAGTCGACGAGGGACCGCTGGCAGTGCACCTGCCCAGCGGCGGCGCCCCGGTGATGCGTCTGCAGTCCGGCGAGACCACCACGCTCGGCCTCCGACAAAGCGACGTCTACATCCGGCGCGGGGCCGACGGCCTCTACGCCACAGAGCTCCAGTTGCGCCCGGCCGGTTCCGACGCCGCCTGGACTCTTTCGTTCAACAATGCGAAACGGACGTACACAGGCGGCCTTTACCTCGCCCCTGATGCGGGATCCGGCCTTCTCGTGGTGAACGACGTGCCGATCGAAGACTACGTGGCGAGCGTCGTGGCCAGCGAATACGGCCTCGACGATACGGAAGGAAAGAAGGCTATGGCCGTTGTGGCCCGCACCTATGGCCTCTTCGCCTCCGCCAAATTTGGTGGGGCCTACGACCACGCCGACGGCACCGCCTCTCAGGTATACAATGGGCTCGACGCCGTCACTAAGGCATCCCGGCAGGCTGCGCAGGCCACGGCGGGCGAAGTGCTCACGCACGACGGCACTCTCATTCAGGCCGTGTATTTCTCTTCCAGCGGCGGCCATACGGCCAACAACGAGGACGTCTGGAACGCAAAGGAGCCCATTCCCTATCTTCGGGGCAAAAAGGACCCGTACGACACGGTCTCGCCCCACCACACCTGGTCGGCCTCCGTCGACCGCTCTCCCCTGCTTCAGGCGCTCACCCGAAAACGGGGCTCGCTGGTCAACGGCTTTGTGATTGACGACCGAAGCCCCGACGGGCGCGTGAAAACCATCAAGCTCCTGCATTCGGACGGCCCCAACCACCGAATGAACGCAAACACCTTTCGTCTGGTCGTCAACCAGGGCGTGGACGGCGCCCCGTTGAAAAGCACCTGGTTCGACGCCCGCCGGTCGGGAGACACGTATATCTTTGACGGCCACGGCTTCGGACACGGCGTGGGCCTCAGCCAGTGGGGCGCCCACGGAATGGCGGAGCAGGGCCACTCCTACCGCGATATTCTCCACTTTTATTACACTGATGTGGAAATCCATCAGCTCAATCGGGTACAGAAAGACCCTGTAGATGCCCCTGTCGCCAAGGATCCTCGTCCCGCTCCGTCGGACTCCACCACGACCCGGCGGATCGGCTGGTAG
- a CDS encoding TonB-dependent receptor, whose product MRYCYTALFLLLFGVSSVSAQAPDSSVAMEVEMDSIEVTATPFHIANEATSFSASVRTRSTQDLNSTPSLSLEAITAGLPGLSVQSRTHFALGDRITIRGFGWRAQFGVRGIQMILDGVPLTMADGQSVVHIIDPSFIRSLEVIRGPASTFWGNASGGVLSFSTQPPTNNAHTARLKQTVGSYGLSKTDVQVTPNLGRHEVSVYSSYLRQEGFRQHSDTRLLRSGFTSDFSLGTDRGVRVVGALQHMPQADSPGSLKKAPAQKNPEQARQTILDFNVGKDVQQGQLGATYYDNTGLGVLNATAYGVLRDLKNPIPFSVIDLNRAAGGLRLTLEDETSTLRWGIGVEGKLQHDDRQEFTSDGGTPDSLVIDQLETVDNAAAFGRFSLPLGRLRIDAGLRYDHLQFEADDRLGTDDGTQTFRSLNPSIGVSYNLQTTRLFANLSTGLEAPTTTELSNRPDGQGGFNDLNAEHIVSVESGVAGEWITQRLSYDLAVFYQDIDDVLVPFQKQAFGPTYYRNQGAARHLGAEASVQWHPVDPVSVQASYSYVDATFTAGTVEGPDASVSLDGNTLPGVPSHRLGGTMTIDTTPVRSAVTVQRIGKQYGDSENTATNDGYTTVDLRLSYVGLNVTDATRVTPFVALNNAFDARYNDVVVNAFGGRFYEPAAGRHWRFGASFQLN is encoded by the coding sequence ATGCGCTACTGCTACACCGCCCTCTTCTTGCTCCTCTTCGGCGTGTCGTCCGTCTCCGCGCAGGCGCCCGATTCCTCTGTTGCGATGGAGGTGGAAATGGACTCCATCGAGGTGACTGCGACTCCGTTCCACATTGCAAACGAAGCCACCTCGTTTTCGGCCTCGGTGCGGACCCGATCCACCCAAGATTTAAACAGCACGCCGTCGCTATCGCTGGAGGCCATCACGGCCGGCCTTCCCGGCCTCTCTGTGCAAAGCCGAACCCATTTTGCCCTTGGAGACCGCATTACCATTCGAGGATTTGGCTGGCGGGCCCAGTTTGGAGTGCGCGGCATTCAAATGATTCTGGACGGCGTCCCGCTTACGATGGCCGACGGCCAATCCGTCGTTCACATTATTGACCCGTCGTTCATCCGCTCCCTCGAAGTCATTCGTGGCCCAGCGTCTACGTTTTGGGGAAATGCAAGTGGGGGCGTGCTATCGTTCTCGACACAGCCCCCGACGAACAACGCACATACCGCCCGCCTCAAACAAACGGTCGGGTCGTACGGCCTGTCGAAAACAGACGTGCAAGTGACCCCGAACCTCGGCCGCCACGAGGTGAGCGTGTACTCGTCCTATCTCAGACAGGAGGGCTTCCGTCAGCACAGCGACACTCGCCTTCTGCGCTCCGGCTTTACGAGTGATTTTTCGCTGGGCACCGACCGCGGCGTACGGGTGGTGGGGGCCCTCCAGCACATGCCCCAGGCCGATTCGCCCGGCTCCCTCAAGAAAGCGCCCGCCCAGAAGAATCCGGAGCAGGCCCGACAAACCATCCTGGACTTCAACGTGGGGAAAGATGTCCAACAGGGCCAGCTCGGCGCCACATACTACGACAACACCGGCCTCGGCGTGCTGAACGCAACCGCATACGGCGTTCTCCGCGACTTGAAGAACCCGATCCCCTTCAGCGTAATTGACCTGAACCGAGCGGCGGGCGGCCTCCGACTTACCCTTGAGGACGAGACCTCGACCCTGCGGTGGGGCATTGGCGTGGAGGGAAAGCTGCAACACGACGATCGGCAAGAGTTCACGAGCGACGGCGGCACACCGGACAGCCTGGTCATCGACCAACTGGAGACCGTCGACAACGCTGCGGCATTCGGACGGTTCAGCCTTCCGCTCGGTCGCCTGCGGATTGACGCCGGCCTGCGCTACGACCATCTCCAGTTCGAAGCCGACGACCGCCTCGGGACCGACGACGGTACACAGACCTTCCGTTCTTTGAATCCATCGATTGGAGTCTCTTACAACCTCCAAACTACCCGTCTCTTCGCAAATCTGAGCACGGGCTTGGAGGCCCCAACGACGACCGAACTGAGCAACCGGCCTGACGGTCAGGGCGGGTTCAACGACCTCAACGCCGAACACATCGTCTCCGTTGAAAGCGGCGTTGCGGGCGAGTGGATTACTCAGCGCCTCTCGTACGACCTGGCCGTGTTCTACCAAGACATCGACGACGTCCTTGTCCCGTTTCAAAAACAAGCATTCGGGCCCACGTACTACCGCAATCAAGGGGCAGCTCGCCACCTCGGCGCGGAGGCCTCCGTACAGTGGCACCCGGTGGATCCGGTCTCGGTCCAGGCGAGCTACTCCTACGTGGACGCGACCTTCACGGCGGGCACCGTCGAGGGCCCGGACGCATCCGTGAGCCTGGACGGCAACACGCTTCCCGGGGTGCCGTCTCATCGACTGGGCGGAACGATGACAATCGACACGACGCCCGTCCGATCCGCCGTAACCGTGCAGCGTATCGGAAAGCAATACGGAGACAGCGAAAACACGGCAACAAACGACGGCTATACCACCGTCGACCTTCGACTCAGTTACGTCGGCCTCAACGTGACCGACGCAACGCGCGTGACCCCCTTCGTCGCACTGAATAACGCCTTCGACGCACGCTACAATGACGTGGTCGTCAATGCCTTCGGCGGCCGATTCTACGAACCGGCTGCGGGACGGCACTGGCGTTTTGGCGCCTCTTTCCAGCTCAACTGA
- a CDS encoding isoaspartyl peptidase/L-asparaginase: protein MSLSLHSGAFGGTGPALLVHGGAWAIPDEVLADHRRGLREAVAVGRDRLQDGATPLDVVTDVVATMEARGTFDAGTGAMLNQDGEVELDAGVMDGATLDYGAVMATQRIAHPVRAARRLLDAGDGRVRMLASEGAERFAEAEELTMVENEALICDRERDRYETIRRRTDELHPSHSFLPGAPRENSGADTVGCIARDKEGRLAAATSTGGTPFKPPGRVGDSPLPGAGFYATESGAASATGWGEAIAAVTLASRSIDDLDDGTDPEAVVRDRLLHMHEAVVNPDGDGATGGLLLMDTNGQAAWAYTTPRMARGGWRPGDGLWVEV from the coding sequence ATGTCCCTATCCCTTCACAGCGGAGCGTTTGGTGGGACGGGCCCGGCCCTCCTGGTTCATGGGGGCGCGTGGGCCATTCCCGATGAGGTGCTCGCCGACCATCGGAGGGGACTCCGGGAGGCGGTGGCAGTCGGGCGTGATCGACTGCAAGACGGCGCTACGCCCCTCGATGTGGTTACGGACGTTGTTGCGACAATGGAAGCACGTGGGACGTTTGATGCGGGCACCGGCGCCATGTTGAATCAGGACGGAGAGGTAGAGCTTGACGCCGGCGTGATGGACGGGGCGACGCTCGACTACGGCGCGGTGATGGCGACGCAGCGTATTGCCCATCCTGTCCGAGCGGCGCGACGCCTCCTGGACGCAGGCGACGGACGCGTGCGGATGTTGGCAAGCGAGGGTGCCGAACGATTTGCTGAGGCTGAGGAGCTGACGATGGTTGAGAATGAGGCGCTCATCTGCGATCGCGAGCGCGACCGCTACGAGACGATACGCCGTCGCACCGACGAACTGCATCCCAGCCATTCGTTTCTGCCAGGCGCTCCCCGTGAGAACAGTGGGGCAGACACGGTGGGATGTATTGCTCGGGATAAGGAAGGGCGTCTCGCTGCTGCTACCTCGACAGGAGGGACGCCCTTCAAGCCGCCCGGGCGCGTCGGGGATTCCCCACTGCCGGGCGCCGGGTTTTATGCAACCGAGTCTGGGGCGGCAAGTGCGACCGGGTGGGGCGAAGCCATTGCGGCCGTCACGCTTGCCAGTCGGTCCATCGACGATCTTGACGATGGGACGGATCCCGAAGCCGTCGTTCGGGATCGGCTTTTGCACATGCACGAAGCGGTGGTGAATCCGGACGGCGACGGCGCTACAGGAGGGCTTCTACTGATGGACACCAACGGGCAGGCGGCCTGGGCCTACACCACCCCTCGCATGGCCCGGGGGGGATGGCGCCCCGGCGACGGCCTTTGGGTGGAGGTGTGA
- a CDS encoding peptidoglycan DD-metalloendopeptidase family protein, with protein sequence MRIARLVAAGVLFLLLSGRIGAVGATPPDDRSTPSAAERTKTHFGISAEKYTVDKARVSQHQTFWDLLEPYGVSQKRAVRLARAARPEFNVRSIEAGQSYRVYVNPWLQQPQYLVYRIDPVRYAVFNIQRPSRSHLDRRTVEREWTVVRGTIQSSLYETLIANEAHPKLALRLSEVFAWQIDFFRIREGDAFRVLYEKRVVDGTQVAPGKILAAYFSHQNEPYYGFRFANGKGPKYFDRQGQSLQRKLLKAPLRYTRISSGYSQSRYHPVLKRRRPHLGTDYAAPTGTPVHAVGSGNVVKAGHYGNNGNYVKIRHNGTYTSGYLHLSEIAVEVGTEVQQGETIGYVGSTGLSTGPHLDYRLWKRGKAVDPYELELPPSRPIRPQRRDAFDRLVQDRLERLFPLRAFGPAAIRS encoded by the coding sequence ATGCGAATCGCGCGACTCGTCGCCGCCGGAGTCCTGTTTCTTCTTCTCTCTGGACGTATCGGGGCGGTGGGGGCCACGCCCCCGGATGACCGCTCAACACCGTCGGCTGCCGAGCGAACGAAGACGCACTTCGGCATCTCGGCGGAGAAGTACACAGTCGACAAGGCACGGGTGTCCCAGCACCAAACCTTTTGGGATTTGCTGGAGCCGTATGGGGTATCGCAGAAGCGGGCGGTGCGGCTCGCGCGGGCGGCCCGGCCGGAATTCAACGTGCGAAGTATCGAGGCGGGGCAGTCGTATCGGGTGTATGTCAATCCGTGGCTACAGCAGCCTCAGTATTTGGTCTACCGGATCGACCCCGTTCGCTACGCCGTCTTCAACATCCAGCGCCCCTCTCGGAGCCATCTCGACCGCCGGACCGTTGAGCGGGAGTGGACCGTGGTTCGGGGGACGATTCAGAGCTCGCTCTATGAGACGCTGATCGCCAACGAGGCGCATCCCAAGCTTGCCCTTCGACTCTCAGAGGTTTTTGCCTGGCAGATCGACTTCTTTCGCATCCGAGAGGGAGACGCCTTTCGGGTGTTGTACGAGAAGCGGGTGGTGGACGGGACGCAGGTGGCCCCCGGGAAGATTCTTGCCGCGTACTTTTCCCATCAGAACGAGCCGTACTATGGTTTCCGGTTCGCGAATGGAAAAGGACCGAAGTATTTCGACCGACAGGGACAGAGTCTGCAGCGCAAGCTTCTGAAAGCCCCGCTCCGGTATACCCGCATCAGTTCCGGGTACTCGCAGAGTCGGTATCATCCTGTTCTAAAGCGCCGCCGCCCCCACCTGGGGACCGATTACGCAGCGCCGACCGGCACGCCGGTACACGCTGTCGGCAGTGGCAATGTCGTGAAGGCGGGCCACTACGGCAACAACGGCAACTACGTCAAAATTCGCCACAACGGCACCTACACCAGTGGCTACCTGCATCTCTCAGAGATTGCCGTCGAGGTGGGGACTGAGGTGCAGCAGGGCGAAACGATTGGGTATGTCGGCAGCACGGGCCTGTCTACCGGTCCCCATCTCGACTATCGCCTCTGGAAGCGCGGGAAGGCCGTCGATCCGTACGAGCTAGAGCTTCCGCCGTCTCGTCCCATTCGTCCGCAGCGTCGGGACGCGTTTGACCGGCTCGTCCAGGATCGATTAGAGCGGTTGTTTCCCCTCCGGGCATTTGGGCCCGCGGCCATCCGGTCCTGA
- a CDS encoding HEPN domain-containing protein, which produces MWDQSSSGKEFYGSTLNKSMMRANINEQTSYSSTLLRLRLSSLRACAYFPFRASFAVFSIRYSLPLMPHNLDADRWLKQATRDLQAAEHLLTGDYSSHAIVFAHLAVEKALKAVFKAQTTNPPPVTHDLRHLAQRVDLPWTRDHRDTLDELSDASILSLYAPDAPFGHPVADQTDVARKRVNDARMLVGWLRRHVDPE; this is translated from the coding sequence ATGTGGGACCAATCAAGCAGCGGCAAAGAGTTCTATGGATCCACGCTTAACAAATCCATGATGCGGGCCAATATCAATGAACAGACATCATATTCTTCAACCCTCCTCCGGCTTCGGTTGTCCTCTCTCCGCGCCTGCGCTTACTTTCCTTTTCGGGCCTCGTTTGCCGTCTTCTCCATTCGGTATTCGCTTCCCCTTATGCCTCATAACCTGGACGCCGATCGCTGGCTCAAGCAGGCCACCCGAGACTTGCAGGCGGCTGAGCATCTGCTGACGGGGGACTACTCCTCTCATGCGATCGTCTTCGCCCACCTTGCGGTCGAAAAGGCGCTGAAGGCTGTCTTCAAGGCCCAGACGACCAACCCCCCTCCGGTAACACACGACCTCCGGCACCTGGCGCAGCGCGTAGATCTTCCCTGGACACGCGATCACCGAGACACGCTCGACGAGCTCAGCGACGCCTCAATTCTCTCCCTGTACGCCCCCGATGCCCCCTTTGGTCATCCCGTCGCCGACCAAACCGACGTCGCACGGAAACGCGTGAACGACGCGCGCATGCTGGTCGGCTGGCTCCGCCGCCATGTCGACCCTGAATAG